One region of Duncaniella freteri genomic DNA includes:
- a CDS encoding protein O-mannosyl-transferase family yields the protein MKRYNLINDILGWVCFAVAAVTYLLTVEPTASFWDCPEFISQGCKLEVGHPPGNPIFMLAARFFVNFAFGDVTKVALMVNSMSALLSAATILLLFWTITHLVKRLIIRDNAERLSLTQMLVIFGSGICGALAYTWSDTFWFSAVEGEVYAFSSFCTALVFWLILKWENRADQPHSDKYLILIAYVIGISIAVHLLNLLCIPAIGLVIYYRLWKDTSATGSLITLAVSAIVVGLILYGLVPGFIEVSQYFELFFVNTLGFSYNVGVLFYAILAVASFIWAIRELYRQTSVKRIRWSVALSILLSGIPFIGNSMWIPVVIMAGVIGYLFWSQKLSVRILNLVVMSIFVIFIGYSSYALLLIRSSANPPMNQNAPDNVFALASYLNREQYGERPLFYGQTHQSSIVYEADPSGQLSPQYSNGAPQYSKVTKSSPDQPDKYIFQGYKKDYRMSPELDMLFPRIYSGAHTQAYSDWIGGIKGTPTKVTQYVDSEGNVLQYTDRIKPTFGESLRFFLVYQLNHMYWRYFMWNFAGRQNDIQGNGEVNHGNWISGIPFIDTPRLGDQSLLPYSDGEGNAGHNVFYMLPLLLGIIGLGWQAFVSKRGIEQFWVVFFLFFMTGIAIVLYLNQTPSQPRERDYAFAGSFYAFAIWIGMGVAGVWKIVCMAMTKKTAPKAIEGTPSEASDSDDNAYEFTDGIETPIEDNVSPKASLSAAIIACIIGLAVPLQMVSQTWDDHDRSGRYTTRDFGMNYLDSVDENGIIFTNGDNDTFPLWYAQEVEGHRTDVKVVNLSYLTTDWYANQVKHPSYEAAGIETLAKPEDYAYDRMNFNYFATDADTSAVLVDSSLAQLYDLKSSQNAWGAPMMKHTNMYIPVDVNAAVKAGRITENEASHAQPVISVDMNNDAEASGHGGMTLSQVLSLDMINTSIKNGWNRPIYFASTVPSDYYLGLQPYMRSTGMAYEITPVINDENSDHDISAVNTDKAYRNITEKFRWGGLDKVTEPGQVYLDETVRRMVTTTRSYILQAATALINEAVMAERADSTAMSDADKATIEAYKADRYAKSLNLLKLMEEKLPEAASPYAVQIPQKMAQLYARIGIATGNKEASVHALELLENELRRYARNVRYYQSLDPWQYATLQQTDRYAETYYMVYLLQDYSDAGGDTEAIIHDLEEMGVNFDRIVSIIEQSDGTAK from the coding sequence TTGAAACGATACAATCTCATCAACGACATCTTAGGGTGGGTATGCTTTGCTGTTGCCGCGGTGACATATCTTCTCACCGTAGAGCCTACCGCAAGCTTCTGGGACTGCCCCGAGTTCATTTCACAAGGCTGTAAACTCGAAGTAGGACACCCTCCGGGCAACCCAATCTTCATGCTTGCAGCACGTTTCTTCGTCAACTTTGCTTTTGGCGACGTAACCAAAGTGGCCCTTATGGTCAACTCAATGTCGGCACTCCTGTCGGCTGCAACCATACTTCTGCTTTTTTGGACTATAACACACCTGGTAAAACGCCTTATAATAAGGGATAACGCCGAAAGGTTATCTCTCACACAGATGCTTGTGATATTCGGTTCTGGAATCTGCGGAGCCTTGGCTTACACATGGAGTGACACATTCTGGTTCTCGGCTGTCGAGGGTGAGGTGTATGCTTTCTCATCGTTCTGCACAGCATTGGTGTTCTGGCTTATCCTCAAATGGGAGAACAGAGCCGACCAGCCCCACAGCGACAAATACCTTATACTCATAGCTTATGTGATCGGCATATCGATTGCCGTCCATCTGCTCAACCTCTTGTGTATACCGGCAATAGGGCTCGTGATATATTACCGTCTGTGGAAGGACACATCCGCAACAGGCTCGCTCATCACGCTTGCAGTATCAGCCATTGTGGTGGGGCTCATCCTCTACGGACTCGTCCCAGGGTTCATCGAGGTATCACAGTATTTCGAACTCTTCTTTGTCAACACTTTAGGGTTCAGCTACAACGTAGGCGTGCTCTTCTATGCCATCCTTGCCGTGGCATCATTCATATGGGCGATACGCGAGCTGTACCGACAGACAAGCGTAAAACGCATACGCTGGAGCGTTGCACTAAGCATCCTGCTCTCAGGAATCCCGTTCATAGGCAACAGCATGTGGATTCCGGTGGTGATAATGGCAGGGGTGATAGGCTACCTGTTCTGGTCACAAAAGCTCTCTGTGAGGATACTCAACCTTGTAGTGATGAGCATCTTCGTAATCTTCATAGGCTACTCAAGCTACGCACTTCTGCTCATACGTTCGTCAGCTAATCCGCCGATGAATCAGAACGCACCTGACAATGTGTTCGCCCTCGCATCCTACCTCAACCGTGAACAATACGGCGAACGTCCCCTCTTCTATGGGCAGACCCATCAGTCAAGCATCGTCTACGAGGCAGACCCATCAGGACAGCTCTCCCCGCAATACTCCAACGGTGCGCCCCAATACTCCAAAGTCACCAAATCATCACCCGACCAGCCTGACAAATACATATTCCAGGGCTACAAGAAGGACTACCGCATGAGCCCCGAGCTCGACATGCTGTTCCCCCGCATATACAGCGGAGCCCACACCCAGGCATATTCCGACTGGATCGGAGGTATCAAGGGCACACCCACAAAAGTAACACAATATGTCGACAGTGAAGGCAATGTGCTACAGTACACCGACCGCATAAAGCCCACATTCGGCGAAAGCCTCCGATTCTTCCTCGTTTACCAGCTCAACCACATGTATTGGCGTTATTTCATGTGGAACTTCGCAGGACGTCAGAATGATATCCAGGGCAACGGAGAAGTCAACCACGGCAACTGGATTTCAGGCATACCGTTCATCGATACCCCACGACTTGGCGACCAGAGCCTCCTCCCTTACAGTGATGGAGAAGGGAACGCCGGGCACAATGTGTTCTATATGCTCCCGCTCCTGCTCGGCATTATAGGTCTCGGATGGCAGGCATTCGTGTCAAAGAGAGGTATCGAACAGTTCTGGGTAGTGTTCTTCCTATTCTTCATGACAGGCATAGCCATTGTTCTATACCTGAATCAGACCCCATCACAGCCGCGCGAACGAGACTATGCTTTCGCCGGATCATTCTATGCCTTCGCAATATGGATAGGCATGGGTGTAGCCGGAGTATGGAAGATAGTGTGCATGGCTATGACAAAGAAAACCGCTCCGAAGGCTATCGAGGGGACACCATCGGAAGCCTCCGACTCCGATGACAACGCATATGAGTTCACTGACGGCATAGAGACTCCCATAGAGGACAATGTATCGCCGAAAGCGTCTCTGTCAGCCGCCATCATTGCATGCATCATAGGTCTGGCTGTGCCGCTTCAGATGGTGTCACAGACCTGGGACGACCATGACCGCTCAGGCAGATATACCACCCGCGACTTCGGCATGAACTACCTCGACTCGGTGGACGAGAACGGAATCATATTCACCAACGGCGACAATGACACATTCCCCCTCTGGTACGCCCAGGAGGTAGAAGGTCACCGCACCGATGTAAAGGTTGTCAACCTCAGCTACCTCACTACCGACTGGTATGCCAACCAGGTGAAGCATCCATCCTATGAAGCTGCCGGCATAGAGACTCTCGCCAAACCTGAGGACTATGCATACGACCGCATGAACTTCAACTACTTCGCTACCGATGCCGACACATCGGCAGTGCTTGTGGACTCATCGCTCGCACAGCTCTACGACCTTAAGTCAAGCCAGAATGCATGGGGCGCACCGATGATGAAGCATACCAACATGTATATCCCTGTCGATGTGAACGCCGCTGTCAAGGCAGGCCGCATCACAGAGAATGAAGCCAGCCATGCCCAGCCGGTTATATCGGTGGATATGAACAACGATGCGGAAGCATCAGGCCACGGAGGCATGACCCTCAGCCAAGTGCTGAGCCTCGACATGATCAACACTTCGATCAAGAACGGCTGGAACCGTCCCATCTATTTCGCCTCAACAGTACCATCGGACTATTACCTCGGACTGCAACCCTATATGCGCTCCACAGGTATGGCTTACGAAATCACTCCGGTGATCAACGACGAAAACTCCGACCACGACATCTCAGCAGTAAATACCGACAAGGCTTACCGCAACATCACAGAGAAATTCCGCTGGGGAGGCCTCGACAAGGTAACAGAGCCGGGACAGGTGTATCTTGACGAGACAGTGCGCCGTATGGTCACCACCACACGCTCCTACATTCTCCAGGCAGCCACCGCGCTAATCAACGAGGCGGTGATGGCAGAACGTGCGGACAGCACCGCCATGAGCGATGCCGACAAAGCCACCATCGAAGCCTACAAGGCCGACAGGTATGCCAAGTCGCTCAACCTTCTGAAACTTATGGAAGAGAAACTTCCTGAGGCAGCATCGCCCTATGCAGTGCAGATACCACAGAAGATGGCTCAGCTATATGCCCGCATAGGGATAGCAACCGGCAACAAGGAAGCCTCGGTCCACGCCCTCGAACTCCTTGAGAACGAGCTGCGACGCTACGCACGCAACGTGAGATATTATCAGAGCCTCGACCCATGGCAATACGCCACCCTACAGCAGACCGACCGCTATGCCGAGACTTACTACATGGTATATCTCCTTCAGGACTATTCCGATGCCGGAGGCGATACCGAAGCAATCATCCACGATCTTGAAGAGATGGGTGTCAACTTCGACCGTATAGTCTCTATCATAGAGCAGAGCGACGGCACTGCCAAATAA
- the pdxA gene encoding 4-hydroxythreonine-4-phosphate dehydrogenase PdxA: protein MDNRKIKVGITHGDINGIGYEIILKTLEDPRIAELCTPIVYGSAKIAAFYRKMMELPEVKFSQIDTPSEASSNGEHNYMINVVPESVMPEAGQCTQAGGAAALSALERAVSDLREGLIDVLVTCPISKDAIHGEEFSFPGHTEFLESRVGDGSKAMMIMAGENLRVALVTIHKSLADVSGNITKETVYDSIARFNKSLISDFGIHSPRIAVLSLNPHAGDNGVIGTEDNEIIEPAIAEAYKKHIFAFGPYAADGFFGSGNYRKFDGVLAMYHDQGLIPFKLLAAERGINFTAGMPVVRTSPDHGTAFDIAGKGEADPQSLREAIYMALDIYRNRLREKEATANPLKKQNFDRGARE, encoded by the coding sequence ATGGATAACAGAAAAATAAAAGTGGGCATCACCCACGGAGACATCAACGGCATAGGCTACGAGATAATACTCAAGACACTTGAGGATCCCCGGATAGCCGAGCTATGCACACCGATTGTGTATGGGTCGGCAAAGATAGCCGCATTCTACCGCAAGATGATGGAACTTCCGGAAGTGAAGTTCAGCCAGATTGACACCCCTTCGGAAGCCAGCTCCAACGGCGAGCACAACTACATGATAAATGTGGTGCCCGAAAGTGTTATGCCCGAGGCCGGTCAATGCACCCAGGCAGGAGGTGCCGCCGCACTTTCGGCCCTTGAGCGTGCGGTGTCCGATCTCAGGGAGGGACTGATCGATGTACTCGTCACCTGTCCCATAAGCAAAGACGCCATCCATGGCGAAGAATTTTCATTTCCGGGACACACCGAATTCCTTGAATCCCGCGTGGGTGACGGCTCCAAGGCCATGATGATAATGGCAGGAGAGAACCTGCGTGTGGCCCTTGTCACAATCCATAAGTCATTGGCCGATGTCAGCGGCAATATCACCAAGGAAACAGTCTACGACAGCATAGCCCGCTTCAACAAGTCGCTCATCTCCGACTTCGGCATACACTCTCCACGCATTGCCGTACTGTCGCTCAATCCTCATGCCGGCGACAATGGCGTGATAGGCACCGAGGACAATGAGATAATCGAACCAGCCATCGCAGAAGCCTACAAGAAACATATATTCGCTTTCGGACCCTATGCTGCCGACGGATTTTTCGGAAGCGGCAACTACCGGAAGTTTGACGGCGTGCTCGCCATGTATCATGACCAGGGACTGATACCTTTCAAACTGCTCGCAGCCGAACGAGGGATCAATTTCACCGCAGGCATGCCGGTGGTGCGCACCTCCCCCGATCATGGGACAGCATTTGACATTGCCGGAAAAGGGGAAGCCGATCCGCAGTCGCTCCGGGAAGCCATATACATGGCTCTTGACATATACCGCAACCGCCTGCGCGAGAAGGAAGCGACCGCCAACCCTCTCAAAAAACAGAACTTCGACCGCGGAGCAAGAGAATAG
- a CDS encoding NTP transferase domain-containing protein → MHYAIIAAGEGSRLREEGIDTPKPLVRLCGVTLLERLIGMFRSQPDCESVSIIINPSSGKYLDSTGASGKAPWEDADNVIFGTTQGSMHSLAALRSCLAGSREFCLTTVDTVFRPEEFDRYLECFRNDSDADGYMAVTTYIDDEKPLYISTDRDGMITGFFDTARPDTIYVSGGVYTLPTTALDILDECMKAGLTRMRDFQRALAASGMRLKAYPFSRIIDIDHADDIPKATLLAHPSDNQPSSQYGGH, encoded by the coding sequence ATGCACTACGCCATCATAGCCGCCGGAGAAGGTTCACGCCTTAGAGAAGAGGGTATCGATACCCCCAAACCTCTGGTGCGCCTATGTGGCGTGACCCTGCTCGAACGGCTCATAGGAATGTTCCGCTCACAGCCTGACTGTGAGAGTGTGAGCATAATAATCAATCCGTCGTCAGGAAAATACCTGGACAGCACCGGCGCATCAGGCAAAGCACCTTGGGAGGATGCGGACAACGTAATATTCGGCACCACACAAGGTTCCATGCACAGCCTTGCCGCATTAAGATCCTGTTTAGCCGGAAGCCGGGAATTCTGTCTCACGACAGTCGATACTGTGTTCCGTCCAGAGGAGTTCGACCGGTATCTCGAATGTTTCCGTAACGACAGCGATGCCGACGGATATATGGCAGTCACTACCTATATCGACGACGAAAAGCCCCTGTACATCTCGACAGACCGGGACGGCATGATAACCGGATTCTTCGACACCGCGCGCCCCGACACGATTTATGTATCGGGCGGTGTATACACCCTGCCGACCACAGCACTCGACATACTTGACGAATGCATGAAGGCAGGACTGACTCGCATGCGCGACTTCCAGCGCGCACTCGCTGCATCCGGAATGCGCCTAAAAGCATATCCTTTCAGCCGCATCATCGACATAGACCACGCCGATGATATCCCCAAAGCAACTCTTCTCGCACACCCATCAGACAATCAACCATCATCACAATATGGCGGACACTAA
- a CDS encoding GtrA family protein yields MANISKIKHRFLNGGDIVTTFLRSSISSQIASWIDMGVGFVFFAFVHLAPWISTAIGAMCGGIVNCCINYRFTFHASDIPVKAVAVKYAMVWFGSLMLNVYGTQVAYDLLDQFTFLQDLGFKPNGYYAAARLSVSLIVSIFWNFLMQKNFVYRHTGFDPHAIRFVNLFLHPAKSPKSISKEK; encoded by the coding sequence ATGGCAAATATAAGCAAAATAAAGCACCGGTTTCTCAACGGAGGCGATATAGTGACTACTTTTCTGCGCTCATCGATATCCTCACAGATAGCATCCTGGATCGACATGGGAGTGGGGTTCGTATTCTTCGCATTCGTCCATCTCGCGCCATGGATATCCACAGCCATCGGAGCGATGTGTGGCGGCATAGTGAACTGCTGCATCAACTACCGGTTCACATTCCACGCCTCGGACATCCCGGTCAAGGCTGTAGCAGTGAAATATGCCATGGTGTGGTTCGGATCTCTCATGCTTAACGTGTACGGCACTCAGGTGGCTTACGATCTGCTTGACCAGTTCACCTTCCTTCAGGATCTCGGATTCAAGCCCAACGGCTACTACGCAGCCGCACGCCTCAGCGTGTCACTTATTGTATCGATATTCTGGAATTTTCTGATGCAGAAGAACTTTGTGTACCGTCACACAGGATTTGACCCGCATGCCATACGCTTTGTCAACCTCTTTCTCCACCCGGCAAAATCCCCAAAAAGCATATCCAAAGAAAAGTAA
- a CDS encoding CDP-alcohol phosphatidyltransferase family protein codes for MPESDITMQPKTSTFKKMRDALQQGIYCVINPFVRLLIRMGVTPNMVTTIGLLGNIAAAVILVYAGYTGSPEHMNYDLVTWAGGVIILFSLFDMLDGQVARLGGMSSVFGAMYDSVLDRYCELFTLGGISYYLIQTGYVGGALITFVALVGSIMVSYVRARAEGLGLECKIGFMQRPERVVVTSAGALATGITGQCVDPARFDATVILITAMGIIAVFANLTAFARVSHARRQLIK; via the coding sequence ATGCCTGAATCAGATATAACAATGCAACCCAAGACATCAACATTCAAGAAGATGCGCGATGCTCTTCAGCAGGGCATCTATTGCGTGATCAACCCGTTTGTACGCCTTCTCATACGCATGGGAGTCACCCCTAACATGGTCACCACCATCGGACTTCTCGGCAATATAGCAGCAGCTGTGATACTCGTCTATGCCGGCTACACAGGATCGCCCGAACATATGAATTACGATCTCGTGACCTGGGCGGGAGGTGTGATAATACTCTTCTCCCTGTTCGATATGCTTGACGGACAGGTAGCACGCCTGGGCGGAATGTCCTCAGTATTCGGTGCCATGTACGACTCGGTGCTTGACCGCTACTGCGAGCTCTTCACACTCGGAGGCATCAGCTACTATCTGATACAGACCGGCTATGTGGGCGGAGCTCTCATCACATTCGTAGCACTCGTAGGCTCGATCATGGTGAGCTACGTGCGCGCCCGAGCCGAAGGCCTCGGACTGGAATGCAAAATAGGTTTCATGCAGCGTCCTGAACGAGTGGTTGTGACAAGTGCCGGAGCACTCGCCACAGGCATTACAGGACAATGCGTTGATCCGGCAAGATTTGACGCCACTGTAATCCTCATCACAGCTATGGGAATAATAGCCGTGTTTGCCAACCTTACAGCATTTGCACGCGTCAGCCACGCACGCCGCCAGCTTATCAAATAA
- a CDS encoding phosphatase PAP2 family protein, with the protein MNVTHNSKLGNGIILPSRKEATVIIVSLAVWLAVTATFVGFRPEHLYIAVFLAFMLLVTGTTRRLVVALMPFIVFGISYDWMNILPNYEVNPVDIFGLYSAESSLFGITLPAAPSEVAGVIVTPNEWWAMHASPILDFLAGCFYLCWVPVPILFGLWLYFDKQHEVYLHFSLVFLFVNLLGFALYYVHPAAPPWYVAMHGFDFIPGTHGETAGLGRWDEMMGIGIFDGLYSRNSNVFAALPSLHAAYMLIAFIYSLKARCGAWLRILFAIICLGIWFTAVYTSHHYIIDVLAGIGVTLIGTLIFEQGLMRLRGFRKFISSYQKYIAE; encoded by the coding sequence ATGAACGTGACCCATAATTCAAAGCTCGGCAACGGCATCATACTGCCTTCGAGAAAGGAGGCGACAGTCATCATCGTGAGCCTCGCAGTGTGGCTTGCCGTGACAGCTACATTTGTAGGATTCCGCCCCGAGCATCTCTATATCGCCGTATTCCTTGCCTTCATGCTTCTGGTGACAGGCACCACAAGGCGTCTGGTGGTAGCTCTCATGCCATTCATTGTATTCGGCATTTCATACGACTGGATGAACATCCTGCCCAACTACGAGGTCAATCCGGTCGACATCTTCGGGCTATACTCCGCCGAGTCAAGCCTATTCGGCATCACCCTGCCTGCTGCGCCATCCGAAGTTGCAGGTGTGATCGTCACTCCTAACGAGTGGTGGGCAATGCATGCCTCCCCGATACTCGATTTCCTTGCCGGATGCTTCTATCTGTGCTGGGTGCCTGTACCTATATTGTTCGGACTGTGGCTATACTTCGACAAGCAGCATGAAGTGTATCTACATTTCTCACTCGTATTCCTGTTTGTCAATCTTTTAGGGTTCGCGCTATATTATGTACACCCTGCCGCCCCGCCATGGTATGTGGCAATGCACGGTTTCGATTTCATTCCGGGCACACACGGCGAGACAGCCGGACTGGGACGCTGGGACGAAATGATGGGTATAGGGATATTCGACGGGCTTTACTCACGAAACTCCAATGTGTTCGCCGCACTCCCGTCACTACACGCCGCCTATATGCTCATTGCGTTCATATATTCGCTGAAAGCAAGATGCGGAGCATGGCTGAGAATATTGTTTGCCATAATATGCCTCGGCATATGGTTCACAGCCGTCTACACCTCCCACCACTATATTATCGATGTGCTTGCCGGCATCGGTGTCACCCTCATCGGCACTCTTATATTCGAACAAGGGCTCATGAGGCTCCGTGGATTTCGCAAGTTCATCAGCTCATATCAAAAATATATCGCAGAATGA